A stretch of Phragmites australis chromosome 12, lpPhrAust1.1, whole genome shotgun sequence DNA encodes these proteins:
- the LOC133886650 gene encoding coiled-coil domain-containing protein SCD2-like isoform X2 yields the protein MDWRRAGSPAHGRRLSPAGIYSAPASPAHPLGPATTASPAHPYKARAAAALAHVMSRSAGARGGASHDGYDEDDAVEASAPASNGRYGGGGGGGGRSPQRGGAYGYGGRNPLHAAAAKDKYMGFALPKLGRNGVDSAAANRPPSTGRSTFAPPVGVSVRPLQAVEMPNGTPRDRRAIYPDPTYAQSARSRDSHDSSTVTEELEMLKDENVNLLEKLGLAEEKLRQSEARTKELEKQVANLGDGLSMEVKLMKRREEMLVRKEQEIRKALISKNGKSEELTTLQQQLQSAREEAAAAVQKFKEVESKTKDLHTMTRRMILSKDEMEEVVMKRCWLARYWGLAVQYGIYPDISMSKHEYWSSLAPLPFEYVISAGQRAKNGSNHSGKNGLEDADKLVHDLTVTAGEGNVETMLSVDKGLQELAFLKVEDAVLVALVQHRCSNVAELADPDIKSSGDEKFMEAFDLSKEEEEDVLFKQAWLIYFWRRAKTHNVEEDIAEERLQMWIDRHGQQPTSHDAVDVEQGLHELRKLGIEQLLWELSRHEVNSTNGVEANITSGDPSDDEDLT from the exons ATGGACTGGCGCCGGGCCGGCAGCCCGGCGCACGGCCGGCGGCTCTCGCCGGCCGGGATCTACTCGGCGCCGGCGTCCCCGGCCCACCCTCTCGGTCCCGCCACCACGGCGTCGCCGGCCCACCCGTACAAGGCGCGCGCGGCCGCGGCGCTGGCGCACGTCATGTCGCGCTCGGCGGGCGCGCGCGGTGGCGCCAGCCACGACGGGTACGACGAGGACGACGCCGTGGAGGCGAGCGCCCCCGCCAGCAACGGGAggtacggcggcggcggaggcggaggcgggcgGAGCCCCCAGCGCGGCGGCGCGTACGGGTACGGCGGCCGGAACCCCCTTCACGCCGCGGCTGCGAAGGACAAGTACATGGGTTTCGCTCTGCCTAAG TTAGGTCGGAATGGTGTGGACTCAGCTGCAGCAAATCGTCCACCATCAACAGGAAGGTCAACCTTTGCACCACCAGTTGGCGTTAGCGTGAGGCCTCTACAAGCTGTGGAAATGCCCAATGGGACACCCCGGGATAGAAG GGCTATCTATCCTGATCCAACTTATGCCCAATCCGCGCGGTCACGGGACTCACATGACAGTTCAACAGTAACAGAAGAG cttgaGATGCTAAAAGATGAGAACGTAAATCTTTTGGAGAAG CTTGGACTAGCAGAAGAGAAACTTAGACAATCTGAAGCCCGGACAAAGGAGCTTGAGAAACAG GTTGCTAATCTTGGTGATGGGTTATCGATGGAAGTTAAGCTTATGAAAAG GAGGGAGGAGATGCTTGTAAGAAAGGAG caagaaataagaaaagcTCTTATATCCAAGAATGGTAAAAGCGAGGAACTCACCACTCTTCAACAACAGCTACAG TCTGCAAGAGAAGAGGCAGCTGCTGCTGTACAGAAATTCAAAGAAGTGGAATCCAAAACAAAAGACTTGCATACAATGACACGCAGGATGATCTTAAGCAAAGACGAAATG GAAGAAGTTGTCATGAAGAGGTGTTGGCTTGCTCGTTATTGGGGCTTGGCTGTTCAATATG GCATCTATCCAGATATCTCCATGTCAAAGCATGAATACTGGTCTTCGCTTGCACCTCTTCCGTTTGAGTATGTAATATCTGCTGGACAGAGAGCCAAGAATGGATCTAATCATAGTGGCAA AAACGGTTTGGAAGATGCAGACAAACTTGTTCATGATCTAACTGTCACAGCAGGGGAAGGCAACGTAGAAACCATGCTTTCTGTTGACAAAGGACTTCAAGAACTAGCTTTCCTGAAG GTCGAGGATGCGGTTCTTGTTGctcttgtccaacatcgttgtTCTAATGTTGCTGAGTTAGCAGATCCAG ATATTAAATCATCTGGTGATGAAAAATTCATGGAAGCATTTG ACCTAagcaaggaggaagaggaagatgtaCTGTTCAAGCAG GCTTGGCTCATCTATTTCTGGAGAAGGGCTAAAACTCATAATGTGGAAGAAGATATTGCCGAGGAGCGATTGCAGATGTGGATTGATCGACATGGCCAGCAACCAACTTCACATGACGCTGTAGATG TCGAGCAAGGTTTGCACGAGCTGAGGAAGTTGGGGATCGAGCAGCTCCTATGGGAGCTTTCCCGCCATGAGGTGAACAGCACGAATGGTGTGGAGGCCAACATCACGAGTGGTGATCCGTCCGATGACGAGGACCTGACCTAA
- the LOC133886650 gene encoding coiled-coil domain-containing protein SCD2-like isoform X1 translates to MDGPRGHPRRLSSSGTAAASDPRRAAAAREAMARMEEMMLAHAGAAGEFSIILDAPLPSLQQYRRNPTPPGASGSPLRRGGGGGRDDVVPERLRRDGSVPHTHALGDADAARSSRRGAGATRGRPGGGRGEEEEVEGLVRLVDRRSVRRPPGRGEAQAPPARAAERKPEVAEKEEETPLHLLARGGRSSSATRPAEAPQEVETAAARPSSRRSRREGGGDAGVKPVVTVVAENVEDEVDSVGRGSSRGSENGGEEEAALPKPLAAIVTGGRSRSNSPAISRNGVDSAAANRPPSTGRSTFAPPVGVSVRPLQAVEMPNGTPRDRRAIYPDPTYAQSARSRDSHDSSTVTEELEMLKDENVNLLEKLGLAEEKLRQSEARTKELEKQVANLGDGLSMEVKLMKRREEMLVRKEQEIRKALISKNGKSEELTTLQQQLQSAREEAAAAVQKFKEVESKTKDLHTMTRRMILSKDEMEEVVMKRCWLARYWGLAVQYGIYPDISMSKHEYWSSLAPLPFEYVISAGQRAKNGSNHSGKNGLEDADKLVHDLTVTAGEGNVETMLSVDKGLQELAFLKVEDAVLVALVQHRCSNVAELADPDIKSSGDEKFMEAFDLSKEEEEDVLFKQAWLIYFWRRAKTHNVEEDIAEERLQMWIDRHGQQPTSHDAVDVEQGLHELRKLGIEQLLWELSRHEVNSTNGVEANITSGDPSDDEDLT, encoded by the exons ATGGATGGCCCCCGTGGCCACCCGCGGCGGCTGAGCTCctccggcacggcggcggcgtcggacCCCCGCCGCGCTGCCGCGGCGCGCGAGGCGATGGCGCGCATGGAGGAGATGATGCTCGCGCACGCGGGCGCGGCCGGCGAGTTCAGCATCATCCTCGACGCCCCGCTCCCCTCCCTCCAGCAGTACCGCCGCAAccccacgccgccgggcgcctcAGGCTCCCCTCTCCgccgtggcggcggtggcggaagGGACGACGTAGTGCCTGAGCGGCTGCGCCGCGACGGGAGCGTCCCCCACACCCACGCCCTCGGCGACGCGGACGCCGCGCGCTCTTCTCGCCGCGGTGCGGGCGCGACCCGAGGGCGGCCCGGTGGCGggcgcggcgaggaggaggaggtggaggggcTGGTGAGGCTGGTGGACCGGCGGAGCGTGCGGAGGCCGCCCGGCCGCGGCGAGGCGCAAGCGCCGCCCGCGAGGGCCGCCGAACGGAAACCGGAGGTGgcggagaaggaagaggagacgCCACTGCATCTGCTGGCGCGCGGAGGGCGGAGTTCGAGCGCGACGAGGCCCGCGGAAGCTCCGCAGGAGGTGGAGACCGCCGCCGCGAGGCCGTCGAGCCGGCGGTCGAGACGGGAGGGCGGCGGGGACGCCGGGGTGAAGCCCGTTGTGACTGTGGTGGCAGAGAACGTGGAGGACGAGGTGGATAGTGTTGGGCGGGGGAGCAGCCGAGGGAGCGAGaacggcggggaggaggaggcggcgttgCCCAAGCCGTTGGCGGCGATCGTCACTGGAGGCCGGAGCAGGAGCAATTCGCCGGCGATAA GTCGGAATGGTGTGGACTCAGCTGCAGCAAATCGTCCACCATCAACAGGAAGGTCAACCTTTGCACCACCAGTTGGCGTTAGCGTGAGGCCTCTACAAGCTGTGGAAATGCCCAATGGGACACCCCGGGATAGAAG GGCTATCTATCCTGATCCAACTTATGCCCAATCCGCGCGGTCACGGGACTCACATGACAGTTCAACAGTAACAGAAGAG cttgaGATGCTAAAAGATGAGAACGTAAATCTTTTGGAGAAG CTTGGACTAGCAGAAGAGAAACTTAGACAATCTGAAGCCCGGACAAAGGAGCTTGAGAAACAG GTTGCTAATCTTGGTGATGGGTTATCGATGGAAGTTAAGCTTATGAAAAG GAGGGAGGAGATGCTTGTAAGAAAGGAG caagaaataagaaaagcTCTTATATCCAAGAATGGTAAAAGCGAGGAACTCACCACTCTTCAACAACAGCTACAG TCTGCAAGAGAAGAGGCAGCTGCTGCTGTACAGAAATTCAAAGAAGTGGAATCCAAAACAAAAGACTTGCATACAATGACACGCAGGATGATCTTAAGCAAAGACGAAATG GAAGAAGTTGTCATGAAGAGGTGTTGGCTTGCTCGTTATTGGGGCTTGGCTGTTCAATATG GCATCTATCCAGATATCTCCATGTCAAAGCATGAATACTGGTCTTCGCTTGCACCTCTTCCGTTTGAGTATGTAATATCTGCTGGACAGAGAGCCAAGAATGGATCTAATCATAGTGGCAA AAACGGTTTGGAAGATGCAGACAAACTTGTTCATGATCTAACTGTCACAGCAGGGGAAGGCAACGTAGAAACCATGCTTTCTGTTGACAAAGGACTTCAAGAACTAGCTTTCCTGAAG GTCGAGGATGCGGTTCTTGTTGctcttgtccaacatcgttgtTCTAATGTTGCTGAGTTAGCAGATCCAG ATATTAAATCATCTGGTGATGAAAAATTCATGGAAGCATTTG ACCTAagcaaggaggaagaggaagatgtaCTGTTCAAGCAG GCTTGGCTCATCTATTTCTGGAGAAGGGCTAAAACTCATAATGTGGAAGAAGATATTGCCGAGGAGCGATTGCAGATGTGGATTGATCGACATGGCCAGCAACCAACTTCACATGACGCTGTAGATG TCGAGCAAGGTTTGCACGAGCTGAGGAAGTTGGGGATCGAGCAGCTCCTATGGGAGCTTTCCCGCCATGAGGTGAACAGCACGAATGGTGTGGAGGCCAACATCACGAGTGGTGATCCGTCCGATGACGAGGACCTGACCTAA